From Paenibacillus sp. PL2-23:
ATGGAAGCTAGAGAAGCTAAAGCAACTACAGAAGCTAGAAATAAGCTGGAAGCCATGTTACATCGTTTTTTCTCCGGCAGCTCGATGGATTATCGACAAGTATTCGGTATTATTATTCCCTTGTTTGTTGATTCCGCCTTTATCGTGCTGCTCTCGTTCCTGAATACAGCCATGATTAGCTCCTCGGGGGTCGCGGCTGTCAGTGCGGTCAGTATGGTGGACTCCATCAATATATTTATTATGAATTTGTTTATTGCGGTAGCTACGGGAGGCACCGTGCTGGTTGCGCAGTACCGGGGAAGCGGCAATCAAGAGATGGTAGCGAAGGCGGCCTCGCAGTCTATATCGTCAGCGGCGATTGTTGCCCTTGTCATTAGCTTGCTGGTCATCCTGTTCCACAATCCGATCTTGCAGTTTCTGTTCGGAGATGCAGATGAAGAGGTGCTGCGTAACGCGAAGATCTTCTTGATCGGCAGCTGCATCTCGTATCCCTTCTTCGGCATTTATTCCGCAATTACGGGGGCGCTGCGGGGCGTAGCGGAGACGAAGGCAAGCCTGATATTGTCCTTGATTCTGAATGTGGGCTACTTTTTGCTCAATATCCTGTTTGTTATTGTATGGGATCTTGGCGTATTAGGCCTGGCTATATCCATCATACTGGCGCGTATAATCGGAACAGCTGCGTCCTTCTTCTATTTGCTGCGTTATAATCAGTCATTACGGTTTAAGATAAGAGAAACGCTGCGATTTCATAGAGACATTATGAAAAAAATAATGTATATCGGCGTGCCCTTTGCCGCGGAGCAAATGTTCTTCAATGGCGGCAAGCTGCTGACTCAGACGTTTATCGTGCAGCTGGGAACCTTGGCGATTACAGCTAATGCGATCGCTGGCTCGCTGTCGATGCTGTTCCAGATTGGAGGAACCGCGCTGAGCGTAGCGATTATTACTGTGGTGGGGCAAAGCATCGGCC
This genomic window contains:
- a CDS encoding MATE family efflux transporter, whose protein sequence is MEAREAKATTEARNKLEAMLHRFFSGSSMDYRQVFGIIIPLFVDSAFIVLLSFLNTAMISSSGVAAVSAVSMVDSINIFIMNLFIAVATGGTVLVAQYRGSGNQEMVAKAASQSISSAAIVALVISLLVILFHNPILQFLFGDADEEVLRNAKIFLIGSCISYPFFGIYSAITGALRGVAETKASLILSLILNVGYFLLNILFVIVWDLGVLGLAISIILARIIGTAASFFYLLRYNQSLRFKIRETLRFHRDIMKKIMYIGVPFAAEQMFFNGGKLLTQTFIVQLGTLAITANAIAGSLSMLFQIGGTALSVAIITVVGQSIGRKNIEDARKFIGSFMWLSTAFFVLITGILLLLFPWLVRLYAPPETIIPQIFALIILISIAQPFLWSLSFIMPSALRAAGDSKFTSIVSLLTMWLFRIVFGYLLGITFGYGLMGIWIAMVAEWGVRSLIFYIRFRGEKWYKHKLV